From a single Phaenicophaeus curvirostris isolate KB17595 chromosome 23, BPBGC_Pcur_1.0, whole genome shotgun sequence genomic region:
- the POU3F1 gene encoding POU domain, class 3, transcription factor 1 yields MAAAAQYLPRGAALMHPDGDRLHQGTTYREVQKMMHHDYLQGLAAHHHHHPHHPAPAGLAHHQWLPSAGTDWGSGGGGGGGGGGGGAHLPPAEHAKGAPPGPRDELAAAFHHRPPLVPQAAGGGGGAAWGQGAGPHLPPMSPPPSGQPLLYAQPYAGLNGMLGPAPALHHGLRDPLGGEEAGGHELAASPPPPLGPPEPSDEDAPSSDDLEQFAKQFKQRRIKLGFTQADVGLALGTLYGNVFSQTTICRFEALQLSFKNMCKLKPLLNKWLEETDSSTGSPTNLDKIAAQGRKRKKRTSIEVGVKGALESHFLKCPKPSAHEITSLADSLQLEKEVVRVWFCNRRQKEKRMTPAGVPHPPMDDVYGQADASPLHHALPVQ; encoded by the coding sequence ATGGCCGCCGCCGCTCAGTACCTGCCGCGCGGCGCCGCGCTCATGCACCCGGACGGCGACCGGCTGCACCAGGGCACCACGTACCGCGAGGTGCAGAAAATGATGCACCACGACTACCTGCAGGGGCTGGCcgcccaccaccaccaccacccccaccaCCCGGCCCCCGCGGGGCTGGCGCATCACCAGTGGCTGCCCAGCGCCGGCACGGACTGGGGCAGcggcggcggaggaggaggaggaggaggaggagggggagcgcACCTCCCGCCCGCGGAACACGCCAAGGGGGCCCCGCCGGGGCCCCGCGACGAGCTGGCCGCCGCTTTCCACCACCGGCCGCCCCTGGTGCCCCaagcggcggggggcggcggcggggcggcttGGGGGCAAGGGGCCGGCCCGCACCTGCCGCCGATGTCGCCGCCGCCGTCGGGGCAGCCGCTGCTGTACGCGCAGCCCTACGCGGGGCTCAACGGGATGCTGGGGCCGGCGCCCGCGCTGCACCACGGGCTGCGGGACCCGCTGGGAGGCGAGGAGGCCGGGGGGCACGAGCTGGCggcctccccgccgccgccgctggggCCGCCGGAGCCGTCGGACGAGGACGCGCCCAGCTCGGACGACCTGGAGCAGTTCGCCAAGCAGTTCAAGCAGCGGCGGATCAAGCTGGGCTTCACCCAGGCCGACGTGGGGCTGGCGCTGGGCACCCTCTACGGGAACGTCTTCTCGCAGACCACCATCTGCCGCTTCGAGGCGCTGCAGCTGAGCTTCAAGAACATGTGCAAGCTCAAGCCCCTGCTCAACAAGTGGCTGGAGGAGACGGACTCCTCCACGGGCAGCCCCACCAACCTGGACAAGATCGCGGCGCAGGGGAGGAAGCGCAAGAAGCGCACCTCCATCGAGGTGGGCGTCAAGGGCGCCCTGGAGAGCCACTTCCTCAAGTGCCCCAAGCCCTCGGCCCACGAGATCACCTCCCTGGCGGActccctgcagctggagaaggaggtggtGCGGGTCTGGTTCTGCAACCGGCGGCAGAAGGAGAAGCGCATGACCCCCGCGGGGGTCCCGCACCCGCCCATGGACGACGTTTACGGACAGGCGGACGCGTCCCCGCTGCACCACGCGCTCCCCGTGCAGTGA